TGGTTCATCGGCGGACGGCGGCTGGGCGCGAAACTGCTGCGCCTGATGTGCCGCCTGTCGTTGTCCCCCGACTCATGCGTGCTGATGACGCGCGGCGTGTACTCACGCTGGGGCGCGCCGTCGCTGATCGTGGCCAAGTTCGTTCCCGGTTTTGCCGCGGTGGCGACCACGCTGGCCGGTGAAACCGGCACGCGTACCGGGCGCTTCCTGTTCTACGACGGTATCGGCGCGCTGCTCTGGTCGGGCCTGGCCGTCGCGCTGGGCGCTGTTTTCCACGAAGCCGTGAACAGCGTGCTCGAGCGCCTGGAGGACCTGGGCCGTTTCGCGCTGCCGGCGATCGTCATCCTGATCCTGGCCTTCGTCGGCTGGAAGCTGTGGAGGCGGCAGATGTTCCTGCGCCAGTTGCGCATGGCACGAATCACGCCGATGGAGCTTCGCCAGCTGATCGACGAAGGCACCTCGCCGCTGATCCTGGACGTGCGTCCGGAAACGCTGCGCAATGCCTCCGGCTGGATCCCGGGCGCCGTATTCGTGCGCACGCTTGCGGAGGCGGCGTTGCAACCGCGCGACGAGGTCGTCGTGTATTGCGACTGCCCCAACGAAGCCTCCGCGGCGGTGTTGGCGCGCGAGCTCAACAAGCATGGATTCAAACGCGTGCGCCCGCTCGCCGGTGGCTTCGAAGGCTGGCGCAGCGAAGGCAACCAGGTCGCCTTCGAGTAGACACCCCGTCAGCGCGACCAGGGCCACCAGCCGCGGCCGGTACGCGCGTAGCGATCGGCAGCGCGTTCGAAGCGGTTGCGCACGCTGATGCCGCCGAAGGCCAGGTACAGCGGCAGGAACAACGGCCCCAGCGCCAGGTACTGGTAGACGTGGGCGCGCTCGTGATCGGCAAGGACGATCGCCGGTTCGTCGCCGTGGCCGGCACGGTGCGCGTAGGTCACGCAAGGCGAGTCCAGGCTGTCGCCAGTGTGCAGTATCACGTTGCCGAACGTGACCGCTCCACCTGGCCCCCAGGGCCAGCGGTGAAACACCAGCGCCAGTTCGCGGCGACGCCAGTGCAGGTGCGCGCCGAAGGCCATCCCGGCCAGGCCCAGGGTGAGTCCAAGCAACGTGTTGGGCAGCGTCCACAGGGCGCCGAGCGCAACCAGTCCGCGGGTAAGAAGCGTCGACATGCGTGCAGCCTAGCGCAGGCAAATGCCGGTGGTGGCCAGGAAAGATTCACCCACCTTGGGCGCCTCCCGGGAAGTCAGTCGCCCTCGGGGACCAGCAGCCACAGGATCAGGTAGACCAGGATCCCCGGGAACGCCGCCGAGGCAATCGAGATCAGTACGTAGGCGATGCGCAGCAGCGTCGAACTCCATCCGAACCTGCGTGCGATGCCGCCCATTACCCCGGCGATCATCCGGTCGTGACGTGAGCGGGAAAGAGTGCGGGTGGTATTCATGGCGACGCGATCCTTGGCGGCGACCGCTGGTGGCGGCGATCGGAGTCTAGCGCCGGCGCTCAGGGTGGAGCGTGACGAATGGCAGCCAATCGCGTTGTCAGCCAGGTCGACGAGGCGACGGCCGGCTGGCCGGGGCAGCGAACCTGGTAAGCCTTGCCGCTCATGCTGCTCTGGCTGCCGGCGCGCTCGATGAACTGCTCGGCATTGGCGACCATGTCGCGCTTGCGCAGGTAGTCGTACTTGCGCCGCAAGTGCGACTGCGCCTCGCTCGCCGGGTACCAGCTGCCATTGCGCTGGAACTGGCAGCCGGAACTTCCCAGCGCGGTGATCAGCTGCTCGATCTCCTGCTGCGCCTTCGCCGGCAACGGCGCCTGCGCCTGCGCGATGGACGCGCAGGCGGCGAGCAGGACACCACTCAGGGACGCGCGGAGGATGCGGCTCATGGCGCCATTACAACCTATCCAGCCATTTCCCCACCACATCGGTCCAGATGGCATAGCCGTTCTGGTTCATGTGCAGGTGATCGTCGAGGAAGAGCTCGCTGCGCGGCTGGCCGTCGGCGTCCAGCATCGGCGTGGCCACGTCCAGAAAGTCGACGCCCTGCTGGCCTCGCGCGTAATCGCGCACCAGCGCATTGGCCTCACGCATTCGGCCCATCAGGGCTTCCCGCGCCGGACTGGGCTTGATCGAGATGAAGGCGATCCGCGCCTGCGGCAACTGGGCCCGCAGATTGCTGACCAGCGCGGCGAAGTCGTCGCGCACCTGCTGCGGCGTGCGGCCTTCGGCGAGGTCGTTGTCACCGGCGTACACGACCACTGCGCGCGGCTGGTACGGGATCACGATGCGCTGGGCGTAGAAGGTCGTGTCGCGCAGGCGCGAACCGCCGAAGCCGCGGTTGATCGGCGCCGCCCCGGGGAAATCGTCGCCCAGGCTGCTCCACAGGCGGATCGAGGAACTGCCGACAAACACCACGCCGCCGGGCCGGCGACGGACGACACTGTCGGCCTGTTCGAAGGCAACGATGTCGGGCTCGAACCTGGTCGAGTCCTGCGACTGCGCAGCAGGGACAGCGGCAGGCGGCGTCGGATTGGATGCGCAGGCGGTCAGCAGCACGAGGCAGAGGAGCAGTACGAACTTGGGCATCTGGGCAGTGTCAGGTGGGGTTGCTGACTGTGCCATGAGGCCAATGCGACGATCTGTCGATTGCTCCGCCATTCTACAAAACCGCCGGCGCGAACCGCCGGCGCGATCGGCTCAACGCGAGCGCGCGGCGAGCCAGTCGTGGATTGCCGCAGGCACTTCGCGTTGCGCACGGCTGGAGACGTAGATGCCGATGTGCCCACCCTTGAACGACACTTCGCTGTAGTCCTCGCTGCCGACCAGGCCGGCCAGCACCTTCGACGACGACGGTGGCACCAGGTGGTCCTGCTCGGCGTAGATGTTGAGCACCGGCATGTCGACATTGCGCAGATCAACCGGGCGCCCGCCGATGTCGATGCCGCCCTTGACGAAGCCGTTTCCCTGGTAGAACTGCTTGCAGAACTGGCGGAATGCCTCACCGGCCTGGTCGGGCGAATCGAAGATCCATTTCTCCATGCGCAGGAAGTCCTCCAGCGCCTTGCGGTCGTCGAGCACGTCGACCAGCCCGACGTACTTCTGCACGAACAGGCGCCACGGCTTGAGCGTGAGGTAGCACCAGTTCATGACATCGGCCGGGACGTTGCCCAGCGTGTCGATGAACAGATCGATGTCGAGGCCGCGCGTCCAGTTGCCCAGCATGTTGTCGCTGGTGTGGAAATCGACCGGCGTGACCATCGTGATCAGGTTGCGCACCTTGTGCGGGTTGAGCGCGGCATGGCACAACGAGAACGCCCCGCCCTGGCAGATACCGAGCAGGTTGACCGCATCGAGGCGGTACTCGCGACGCAGGTGATCGATGGCACCGCCGATATAACGCTGGATGTAGTCGTCCAGCTCGAGATAGCGGTCGGAGCGGTCCG
Above is a genomic segment from Lysobacter sp. S4-A87 containing:
- a CDS encoding DedA family protein/thiosulfate sulfurtransferase GlpE; this encodes METLLHLIAVYGLLVVFVSVFLDQGGIPVPAYPPIILTAALAVDRGDSVWPILIVATLAAMLADWLWFIGGRRLGAKLLRLMCRLSLSPDSCVLMTRGVYSRWGAPSLIVAKFVPGFAAVATTLAGETGTRTGRFLFYDGIGALLWSGLAVALGAVFHEAVNSVLERLEDLGRFALPAIVILILAFVGWKLWRRQMFLRQLRMARITPMELRQLIDEGTSPLILDVRPETLRNASGWIPGAVFVRTLAEAALQPRDEVVVYCDCPNEASAAVLARELNKHGFKRVRPLAGGFEGWRSEGNQVAFE
- a CDS encoding PspC domain-containing protein: MNTTRTLSRSRHDRMIAGVMGGIARRFGWSSTLLRIAYVLISIASAAFPGILVYLILWLLVPEGD
- a CDS encoding DUF5329 domain-containing protein translates to MSRILRASLSGVLLAACASIAQAQAPLPAKAQQEIEQLITALGSSGCQFQRNGSWYPASEAQSHLRRKYDYLRKRDMVANAEQFIERAGSQSSMSGKAYQVRCPGQPAVASSTWLTTRLAAIRHAPP
- a CDS encoding SGNH/GDSL hydrolase family protein — its product is MPKFVLLLCLVLLTACASNPTPPAAVPAAQSQDSTRFEPDIVAFEQADSVVRRRPGGVVFVGSSSIRLWSSLGDDFPGAAPINRGFGGSRLRDTTFYAQRIVIPYQPRAVVVYAGDNDLAEGRTPQQVRDDFAALVSNLRAQLPQARIAFISIKPSPAREALMGRMREANALVRDYARGQQGVDFLDVATPMLDADGQPRSELFLDDHLHMNQNGYAIWTDVVGKWLDRL
- a CDS encoding class III poly(R)-hydroxyalkanoic acid synthase subunit PhaC, which encodes MDGFGQGPLGFTPQSLAEESLRFQAKLRAGLETLHQVHDVDYGATAREEVWRDGKVVLYRFRGDRAPTAKVPLLIVYALVNRPYMVDLQEDKSLVRGLLERGEDVYVLDWGYPDRSDRYLELDDYIQRYIGGAIDHLRREYRLDAVNLLGICQGGAFSLCHAALNPHKVRNLITMVTPVDFHTSDNMLGNWTRGLDIDLFIDTLGNVPADVMNWCYLTLKPWRLFVQKYVGLVDVLDDRKALEDFLRMEKWIFDSPDQAGEAFRQFCKQFYQGNGFVKGGIDIGGRPVDLRNVDMPVLNIYAEQDHLVPPSSSKVLAGLVGSEDYSEVSFKGGHIGIYVSSRAQREVPAAIHDWLAARSR